Proteins encoded in a region of the Pseudomonas sp. PDNC002 genome:
- a CDS encoding fused MFS/spermidine synthase: protein MSRRQALAESVSPHTRLSMLIPALLLFASGGAALVFQVLWVKQLSLVVGVEVYAVTTAISAFFAGLALGGLAFGRWADRLARPVRLYAGLEVLVGVLSVAATFLLAHAAGPFARLEDSLGWLAWALPFVLVGLPAFFMGGTLPVLVRALGPTEGETARAGGGLYAANTGGAICGTLLAAFVLLPAFGVQGSAWVAAGLNLLAALGALAVRRELAPRTAAVAPDAAPRSPASRLAIALYCLAGGVALGYEVVWTQSIVQFMSTRTFAFAVVLATYLCGLVLGSALHARRADRIRDPWGLFGLLIAAAGLLAILQIAGIGPWLVGLQSRAEWLVLGWGGGELAGMCARFLIAALCVVFLPTTLLGAAFPLALRLAVDSRHVGRDVGVVVALNTLGGIVGVMLTGFVLVPMLGLVRTLAVLAALAAFIGVLAAWRGERVGKGMRLGILAIAGLTITCGALTSPRHLAQLMPGARNGEITFYQEGRGGTVAVVEQGRGQNRFSRLYIQGVSNTGDAMPSLRYMRLQALLPLLIHNGEPRSALVIGFGTGITAGAMLRVGALERPVVAELLPEVLAAAPRFKGTFDAIHDPRLDIRLRDGRRELLRSDARYDMITLEPPPPSAAGVVNLYSREFYQLAASRLEDRGIVAQWLPLPTQNEEDSRALVRSFIDVFPHASLWTTEFHEMLLVGSLQPIQLDVPRIRERLAQPQVGAALAEVGIDSTQALLATWVTDRQGLERFAGDVAPVTDDQPRIEYAPWVRSKEIIRVLPTLLALRSEPPLVNAEASMRGAVHDEWLHLRRFYELSLSAYRGDRDAWARNAREVAREDGENPYYRWFLGER, encoded by the coding sequence ATGAGCCGTCGCCAGGCGCTAGCCGAATCGGTTTCCCCCCACACCCGACTCTCGATGCTGATACCCGCTTTGCTGCTGTTCGCCTCTGGCGGCGCGGCGCTGGTGTTCCAGGTCCTCTGGGTCAAGCAGCTTTCCCTGGTGGTCGGCGTCGAGGTCTATGCCGTCACCACCGCCATCAGCGCCTTCTTCGCCGGCCTGGCCCTGGGCGGGCTGGCGTTTGGCCGCTGGGCAGACCGTCTGGCGCGCCCCGTCCGTCTGTACGCCGGGCTGGAGGTATTGGTGGGCGTGCTGAGCGTCGCCGCCACCTTCCTGCTGGCACATGCCGCCGGCCCCTTTGCGCGCCTGGAAGACAGCCTCGGCTGGCTCGCCTGGGCGCTGCCATTCGTGCTGGTCGGGCTGCCGGCATTCTTCATGGGCGGCACATTGCCGGTGCTGGTCCGCGCACTGGGGCCGACAGAGGGCGAAACGGCCCGCGCCGGCGGTGGCCTGTACGCGGCGAACACTGGCGGGGCGATCTGCGGGACCTTGCTCGCGGCGTTCGTCCTGTTGCCGGCCTTCGGCGTCCAGGGCAGCGCCTGGGTGGCCGCCGGACTGAACCTGCTGGCTGCCCTGGGAGCGCTGGCGGTACGGCGCGAACTTGCACCGCGGACGGCGGCGGTAGCGCCGGACGCCGCGCCGCGAAGCCCCGCCAGCCGCCTGGCGATTGCCTTGTACTGCCTCGCGGGCGGCGTGGCGCTGGGATACGAAGTGGTCTGGACGCAGTCGATCGTGCAGTTCATGAGCACCCGCACCTTCGCCTTCGCCGTGGTCCTGGCAACCTACCTGTGCGGATTGGTCCTGGGCAGCGCGCTTCATGCCCGGCGGGCGGACCGGATCCGTGATCCCTGGGGATTGTTCGGCCTGCTGATCGCCGCTGCCGGCCTGCTGGCCATCCTGCAGATCGCCGGCATCGGCCCCTGGCTGGTCGGCCTGCAATCGCGTGCCGAATGGCTGGTACTGGGCTGGGGCGGCGGCGAGCTGGCCGGCATGTGCGCACGCTTCCTGATCGCCGCGCTGTGCGTGGTGTTCCTGCCCACGACGCTGCTGGGCGCGGCATTCCCGCTCGCGCTGCGGCTGGCCGTGGATAGCCGCCACGTGGGGCGCGACGTTGGCGTCGTCGTGGCGCTCAATACCCTGGGCGGCATCGTTGGCGTGATGCTGACCGGTTTCGTACTGGTCCCCATGCTCGGTCTGGTGCGCACCCTGGCGGTACTTGCCGCGCTTGCCGCTTTCATCGGTGTTCTGGCCGCGTGGCGCGGCGAGCGGGTCGGCAAGGGGATGCGCCTGGGCATACTGGCCATTGCCGGCCTGACGATCACCTGCGGTGCGCTGACCTCGCCGCGGCACCTGGCCCAACTGATGCCGGGGGCGCGCAATGGCGAGATCACCTTCTACCAGGAAGGGCGTGGCGGCACCGTGGCGGTCGTGGAACAGGGCAGGGGACAGAACCGCTTCAGCCGCCTCTATATCCAGGGCGTCTCCAACACCGGAGACGCGATGCCTTCGCTGCGCTACATGCGTTTGCAGGCACTGTTGCCGCTGCTGATCCACAATGGCGAGCCGCGTTCGGCGCTGGTGATCGGCTTCGGCACCGGTATCACCGCCGGAGCCATGCTGCGCGTTGGCGCACTGGAGCGCCCCGTGGTCGCCGAACTGTTGCCCGAAGTGCTGGCCGCCGCGCCGCGCTTCAAGGGCACCTTCGACGCGATCCATGATCCGCGCCTGGATATCCGCCTGCGCGATGGCCGCCGCGAGCTGCTGCGCAGCGATGCGCGCTACGACATGATCACCCTGGAGCCGCCGCCCCCGTCCGCGGCCGGCGTGGTCAACCTCTACTCCCGCGAGTTCTACCAATTGGCCGCGAGCCGGCTGGAAGACCGCGGCATCGTCGCGCAATGGCTGCCGCTGCCGACGCAGAACGAGGAGGACAGCCGGGCCCTGGTGCGCAGCTTCATCGACGTATTCCCGCATGCCTCGCTGTGGACGACCGAGTTCCACGAAATGCTGCTGGTGGGATCGTTGCAACCGATCCAGCTGGACGTGCCGCGCATCCGTGAGCGCCTGGCGCAGCCGCAGGTCGGCGCGGCGCTGGCGGAAGTGGGCATCGACTCGACACAAGCGCTGCTGGCCACCTGGGTCACCGACCGGCAGGGCCTGGAGCGTTTCGCCGGTGACGTCGCGCCAGTGACCGATGATCAGCCACGCATCGAATACGCGCCCTGGGTGCGCAGCAAGGAAATCATTCGCGTATTGCCCACGCTGCTGGCACTGCGCAGCGAGCCCCCGCTGGTGAACGCGGAAGCGTCGATGCGTGGCGCGGTACACGATGAGTGGCTGCACCTGCGCCGCTTCTACGAACTGAGCCTGTCGGCCTACCGTGGCGACCGCGACGCCTGGGCGCGCAACGCCCGCGAAGTGGCCCGCGAAGACGGTGAAAATCCCTACTACCGCTGGTTCCTCGGCGAGCGCTGA